From Apium graveolens cultivar Ventura chromosome 9, ASM990537v1, whole genome shotgun sequence, the proteins below share one genomic window:
- the LOC141684997 gene encoding secreted RxLR effector protein 161-like, whose product MAKCNPCKYPMDPKEVITKNEGGKAVDAIQFKSLVGGLRYLVHTCPDIVYAVGVISRHMERPTIIHLNAAKHILRYIHGTLNLGLVYTKDCGNNLLTGYSDSNLAGNLDDRRSTGAMVFYLNECLVTWVSQKQHNIALSSYEAEYMAAAIAACQGIWLRNVMMQVTGERMNPVVIYVDNRSTIDLARNPVSHKRNKHIDIRFHFIRECIDRGEIVIKHIGGESQRADILT is encoded by the coding sequence ATGGCTAAATGTAATCCGTGCAAATATCCTATGGATCCAAAGGAAGTCATTACTAAAAATGAAGGAGGGAAAGCAGTCGATGCAATACAATTTAAGAGTCTAGTTGGTGGACTTAGATACTTGGTTCACACATGCCCGGACATTGTATACGCTGTGGGTGTGATTAGCAGACACATGGAAAGACCAACTATAATTCATCTTAATGCAGCAAAACATATACTGAGATATATACACGGCACGTTGAATCTTGGTCTGGTCTACACAAAGGATTGTGGAAATAACCTATTAACTGGATATTCTGACAGTAACCTAGCAGGAAATCTCGATGATCGAAGAAGTACTGGTGCAATGGTTTTCTATCTGAATGAATGTTTAGTGACATGGGTGTCTCAAAAGCAACATAACATTGCCTTATCCTCCTATGAAGCAGAATATATGGCTGCTGCAATAGCTGCGTGCCAAGGGATTTGGCTCAGGAACGTGATGATGCAGGTTACAGGTGAACGAATGAATCCAGTTGTTATATATGTTGATAATAGGTCAACAATAGATTTGGCAAGAAATCCAGTTTCTCATAAGCGAAACAAGCACATCGACATACGTTTTCATTTCATCAGGGAATGCATTGATCGAGGTGAAATTGTTATTAAACACATAGGTGGAGAAAGCCAGCGAGCAGACATATTAACGTAA
- the LOC141685000 gene encoding uncharacterized protein LOC141685000 — MQAHGVWEAVEPSDPKAAIEGKTDKGALAMMYQAIPEDMLLAITDKKITKDAWEAIKIMSQGAEKVKKARVQTLKADFEALNMKDTDMLDEFYMKLNGIIASTLEQFGNLDTMSVEEVIGPLKAHEERLKATSEISSEQQTLTQEEWIKRERDDSKLLLTREEWLKKLNRGGTTVNAGMKNQGVQDKSRFKCFNCFGYGHFAAECRKLRRIKEQKQEINLTQMDDEPALLLAENEKAAANNVEIDERGVQPKLLKMNDDEIWESKV, encoded by the exons ATGCAAGCCCATGGAGTTTGGGAAGCGGTGGAGCCTAGTGATCCCAAGGCAGCAATAGAGGGAAAAACAGATAAAGGTGCACTAGCAATGATGTATCAGGCAATTCCTGAAGATATGTTATTGGCCATTACGGACAAGAAAATTACGAAAGACGCCTGGGAGGCGATCAAGATAATGAGCCAGGGGGCTGAAAAGGTGAAGAAGGCCAGGGTGCAAACTCTGAAAGCCGATTTTGAAGCTCTAAATATGAAGGATACAGACATGCTAGATGAGTTCTACATGAAGCTGAATGGTATC ATTGCGTCCACTCTGGAGCAATTTGGTAATTTGGACACTATGTCAGTTGAGGAAGTGATAGGCCCGCTCAAGGCGCACGAAGAGAGGTTGAAGGCCACGAGTGAAATCAGTAGTGAGCAGCAGACGCTGACTCAAGAAGAATGGATTAAACGAGAAAGGGATGATAGCAAATTGCTTTTAACACGTGAAGAATGGCTTAAGAAATTAAATCGGGGAGGCACAACTGTAAATGCAGGGATGAAAAATCAAGGTGTGCAAGATAAGAGCCGATTCAAATGTTTTAATTGTTTTGGGtatggacactttgcagctgagtGTCGCAAACTAAGGAGAATAAAGGAACAAAAACAAGAGATTAACCTGACTCAAATGGATGATGAACCAGCGTTACTCTTGGCTGAGAATGAGAAAGCTGCTGCAAATAATGTGGAAATTGATGAACGAGGGGTGCAACCAAAATTGCTGAAAATGAATGATGATGAAATATGGGAATCCAAGGTGTAG